The following coding sequences are from one Nicotiana tomentosiformis chromosome 3, ASM39032v3, whole genome shotgun sequence window:
- the LOC138907323 gene encoding NAC domain-containing protein 68-like → MDQHLKLEDGFRFRPTDSEGLMFLLRFVAGQEMHDSGFITTNVDVYGKQEPWEIYDNGVPCGDDEDNSSYRYFITKLKKKSNTRYHRAVGNKGTWKQDAKDKPVHYKNMGETHLQCFTLKIRKMDIGS, encoded by the coding sequence ATGGATCAGCACTTAAAGCTCGAGGACGGTTTCCGTTTCCGTCCCACCGATTCAGAAGGACTTATGTTCTTGTTGAGATTCGTCGCTGGACAAGAGATGCATGATTCTGGTTTTATTACCACTAACGTTGATGTCTATGGCAAACAAGAACCTTGGGAGATTTACGACAACGGAGTACCCTGTGGTGATGATGAGGACAACAGTAGTTATCGCTACTTTATCACAAAGCTGAAGAAGAAAAGCAACACGAGGTATCATCGTGCTGTCGGAAACAAGGGAACTTGGAAACAGGACGCCAAGGACAAACCAGTTCACTACAAAAATATGGGGGAAACGCATCTTCAGTGTTTTACCCTGAAGATCAGAAAGATGGACATTGGCTCATGA